The Corythoichthys intestinalis isolate RoL2023-P3 chromosome 1, ASM3026506v1, whole genome shotgun sequence genomic interval CAGCAATCCAGACATTGTGACTGAATCACAACTAAACTATTACAAGCTTCAAATTTGTTCCCGTCCCTCCCCTTAACCAATCCCCCTTCCCTGACTGATTGCCATGATGTCCAGACAAGAGGTGCCGAGCTACTCCACTCACTCCCCTGTCAGAAGAGGCAAATCAATGGAGGACATTCTGAGAAATCTCAACCTGTGCTCCACCGTCACACCTCAAATGATCAACCTGGGCCTATCTCGAGAGCGTGAGTAGCAATCAACAGGgggaaaaattaaacaaaaggtAAAAAATTAAGAGGTTTGCATACCTCCGACctttgtaacttttcaccacagtgctcgctGAGGTGTGGCACCAGCAGGCTGTGTACGGGCTCCTGCAACTCATCGAGCTCCCGCTGCTGGAAAACTTACTGGAAGACGATGGGGCCTCAAGGGCTTCTTTGCACGGTGGAGACAGTGAATCAGACCTGCTCTTGGGATCGGGCTACTTGGACAGAGAAGTGCTCAAGGCCTTCAGTGAGGCACAGTAAGTAGCATTCAATGCTAAAGTGGGAATAACAAACTACAAGTGCTATAAAGCTTCCTTTTCAAAGTTGAAATGTTGTTTTGAACCTTCTTGTGCTATTTCTAATATTTTAGGTTTTGATGTTATGCATCATGTTACACGCCACAGATATTGCATGGCTCTTCAAATCTCCTGCTAACATCACTCAGTTATGTTTCTTTCAAATACCGCCTGCTTCCTCTCCCTCAGGGCAGATGAATGGATGTCTGGTGCAGTGGACTGTCTGGAGTACCTCCCCGACAAACAAGTAGTGGAGGTCAGCAAAGGTCTGGCGGGCTGCGCCAATGACCTCAATGAGTATAAGAGGCTGCTCTACGACACCCTGGCTAAGCATTACTCCAAAGCTGAGCAGACGCCGCTCCTCAGCAACCACGTGTTTGACATATATTCGGGCATTTCGGAGCTTCTCGGTGAGAAGAAAGTTTTGATGTATTAAATCTTTTTACTGCTAGCGATACTTTACTGACCAACACATGATGGGTGAAAACTGCAATTCTGAGCGACCAGTTTACCCTTCCTATATGCTTGAAACATACTCATATCCAATATATACAAACAGTATTAGTATTAGACTTTCTAAACCTTCAAACAACTTCTACTTGAACTCATACTGAGTGGACTACTACTGTGACAAAACTTCAACAGtaggcagtgcttaatttgtaaattataaggtgccggaatgcaaagtacatatgacacagagggatgacgagacgggcacaggtcccggaacatacgcagaaaatggtgctgaaaacaacacgcaaatgtccgcttgccatgctgtgggaattATAAGCCTCAGTTTTAGATAATGTCCTTGGgagaaatgttatgacaacaatttaagattatttaggctatactttgCACATCACAGGCAAATGGccccataaccacaggtgggacctacagtacacagtcagcaattagtttctcaacagtgggacttacagtacacagtcagcaattagtttctcaacagttGTAacttataaaacataaaaaaaaaaaaatcagagactACAAtcaataacacaaacccattatTTTGCGAGTTtccaccgccttacaaattatgcagcccaaacccgaatttcccataagggtactgacctgttgctccggctgttggtTGTCCACCTAGCTGACTGCTGTCGCTGTAGCTGGCCGCCACTCCCGAGTGGcactgaacctgaccagctgctgccacggtagcagcctcctgccccggcttggctggctgtccgtgaacctggctagctgctgcggcgtTAGCCTCCTTCTGCACCAGGTTCTGCTCATTAGCATGATTGCTGCAGTAGCAGTCATCGCTGGTTGTTGCTTTTCGCACtccttttgaaccatcttccttctttttgaaaaaagacagtaaatgcaactgtctttttagcATGTTGAAAtatcgtttgatcctggctgcttgctccctagatgccgcaaatttccaaagttttttttttttttttgtcagggtCCTGCTTGCTCCCtggatgccgcaaatttccagtttttttttttttgtttttgttagggtcgtgatttgttggtccagcttttcagtgcatcaacaaatctccaaatctttcaaatgacgttaaatttttataaacaacatgcaattcttgggatttgttctgtaaataaatttatgcatattattatttttataaaaaaaaaaaaaaaaaaacgtttttacattattattattttctatacacgagaggtgccgggtCTGCCCAATTAAGTCCCAGAACACAGGgagggccaaaaaaaaaaaaaaaaaagaataaattaaCCCCTGACAGTAGGGTAAAACTAACCTGTCTCATGGCGGTCTAAACCCAGCTCATGTTCCATTTTAGTGGGTGAACATCTGACGCTTGATaaattatgagaaaaaaaaaaaagacggcaCTATGAACGTTTGGCCAGCACAAGTCACCTTTTACAGGTTGAAGGCCTGCCAAGTGTTGTGGTTGTTCAATCATTTTTATCTGTTACGCTGTTATTCATGGACAGATCACAATGCAATCTGGTCGGTATATTCTTGGGAAGTATACGCATCTATCGTCAGAGCACAATTTCTCATCTATTTTTATAAGGGCTGATTGATATATTATGAACCTATTGATGCCTGTAGGTTATTATTAATATCAATGTTACTAGAATACTGTAAAttataacaaaacaaacacacaaaaaaacatttgcctAAAAATCGGTGCTAGAGCCTGTTATATGGTCTTACCAATTTTCCATTTGGTGTGTCTACAGTGAATGGTAAACTGGAGCAAGCTCTGGAAGCGCTGCAGCTCAGCCTCAAGTTGCAGGATTCTCGCTCCAGAGAGGAGCTGCAGCGGCTGCTCAGGTTCATGGCCatcgcagctaacgtgcaggacATCAAAATTCATAAAGAGGTGTGTTCCTATATTCACTCTTTGATGTTTAGAAGGATAAAGTCACAGTGGCTGCTAGGATATGAACAAATGAAATTATCCACCAATTGGCTACAATGTCAAAACACAATCCAGTcagaaatttgtttaaaaccattttttaacatataccaaatttgtatatggcggaaaacacgcaggtgacttgaagttacgctctgagacccccaatttggccaaatttcaaaattgtcctacagttgtggtcaaaagtttacatatacttgtgaagaacataatctcatggctctcttgagtttccagtgatttctacaactctgatttttctctgatagagtgattggaacatatacttctttgtcacaaaaaacattcatgacgtttggttcttttatgactttattaagggtgaacagaaaaaagtgatcaaatctgctgggtcaaaaatatacatacagcagcgctaatatttggtaacatgtcccttggccattttcacttcaattaggcgcttttggtagccatccacaagcttctggttgaatctttgaccactcctcttgacagaattggtgcagttcagttaaatttgatggctttctgacatggacttgtttcttcagcattgtccgcaagttctcaatggggtttaagtcagcactttgggaaggccattcgaaaaccttaattctagcctgatttagccattccatttccacttttgatgtgtgtttggggtcattgtcctgttggaacacccaactgcgcccaagacccaatcttcgggctgatgacgttaggttatctttaagaatttgaaggtaatcctccttcttcattatcccatttactctctgtaaagcaccagttccattggaagcaaaacagccccacagcataatactaccaccaccgtgcttgacggtaggcatggtgtacttggggttaaaggcctcacgttttctcctccaaacatattgctgggcattgtggccaaacagctcgatttttgtatcgtcttaccacagaactttcctccagaaggtcttatctttgtccatgtgatcagcagcaaacttaagTCGAGTCTTAAGGTgccacttttggagcaagggcttccttcttgcacggcagcctctcagtccatggagatgcaaaatacgcttgactgtggacactgacacctgtgttccagcagcttctaattcttggcagatctcctttttggtgattctcggttgaatcttcaccctcctgagcaattttctctcagcagcaggtgatagcttgcattttcttcctgatcgtggcagtgacaaaacagtgccatacaCGTTATACTTACaaatgtttgcactgttgctcttgggacctgcagctgctttgaaatggctccaagtgactttcctgacttgttcaagtcaatgattgttcaagtcaataatcactaacaagaaattgctaattcgtgttgctgtatgtatatttttgacccagcagatttgatcactttttctgttaacccataataaagtcataaaagaaccaaactgcatgaatgttttttgtgacaaagaagtatctgttccaatcactctatcggagaaaaatcaagagttgtagaaataactggaaactcaagagagccatgacattatgttcttcacaagtgtatgtaaacttttgaccacaactgtatatgcatgtgtgatacatcactgggaagcttaaaatctcaattgtcTGGGGGAAgagaaattttgaacaggagggcatttttagaaaaaaataaaataaaaatttaaacacacgagcataattaaagacgccatgattttaactagatattattgcgtacttaactcttttcgatccaaaaactccatgtagcatgtatcaccgagtgtcaagacacagctgtgaatggccacagccagatttttaggggattttatgggtgaaacatggtaatataacaagggtcgcggtgCAGAaaccgcagacatcaaggagtggtcgggacttttttcatatatttatccttttaaacgttttttttttctttcattttttctttgtttggatcgattatttatcatctaaaatattggggaaaatgcgacagtaacgaaaaaaataaaaaatgagctagatatccgtgacttttttacagacgccaaattttttattgtgacgtcatttgtttaaaagtttaaaatatgagagtgaatatttttttagttgttttcttttttttaaactaaatattagacatcaatgattctaagctaaaaacgacagacatttcaaacatTAAATACGAataattacctttttatggctaggttgaaacaaaagcggttgcgcgacgcctgtaaacgggggtttccagggtaaaacggacaaattaaaaatagttccgggactgcgccatgaatctgttatggcagcatatagacatattgttctatcaaacaatcttttggcttaaaacacagcagtttattttacagaggtgtgcaagagcagaaactgcttttttagccttgtctgtgttttccgccatatactataCCTCATTTTCTAAATCAGGGTGGATTTATGAATCACATGAGTTATGTTTTAATGACACCAAATGTCCTTTAGATTGAGAACCGGATGGCAGTGAAGAGGTCATTCTCCAGCGCCATCGTGTATAGCAGAAGACTTTCTAAAGGCAAAATGGACCTGATGGTTCTCTTTATGATGGATAACCACTGTGATCTGTTCAAAGTGAGTGTTCTTGAATACACCGAGTGCATACAACAACGTCTTCGATAACAATCACAATCTTGGCAAGAGCTCCCAGACTGCTAGGGACGACTGCACGCTGTTTACACGAGGGCACATCAGGAACAGCTTAAAACTAATTGCTTCTGTCTCCTCTCAAAAAATGACGAGCTTCCCAACAGGAAGGATGTAATAAACAGCAATGTTATATAAGAGAACTGCAGCGGAAGGAAAGATAATAATGCAACTTTTGGTTGTCCTTTTCACTTTTTACCTTCACTCTGATGTTCTATGACCAAACATGCGGTGGCCACACCATTATGTTAACTGACACCTTTTCATAACACCCAATAGAAGATTAACTCACATTTATTAAGATAGTATTCACTCTTTAATTGACATAATTAGacctgtatttttaaaaatgtgtatgagAGAAATCTTGAAAGTCACTATTTTTCTGCCATCAGGTACCCTTTTCATTACACAAGATGGTCAGCGAGAGATTGAAGAATATTGTCAAAGGGAAGGATGCAGATATGATCACAGGTATGCAGCTTTTAAACCGTTGTACCATCTCTATTTGACTTAAGAGCATATATTTCACATTTAATTGTGTTCCCTTTACCTCTTTAAATTCAGGATTGACATCTTGCACTAAACAAAGCAGGAAGGCTTATTctgaaaatggggaaaaatacacCAAAGAGGAATTATGGTCGTTACTGCGGACAATCCACGAGAACCCCAACGTGCCCAGCAAGGAAAAGCGACGTCTGCTTGCTCAGTTTTACAAAGGCCACCCGGAcatttttgtgaaatattttgGCCAAAAATTATCAAGCATGAATATGTTGCCATAGtaatgttttctaattgtacagAATTTTTGTAATGTGAACCGATGTGGCCTTTGTGAAAATAGGGAGTGTTGACTGAATGTGGATTTGAAATGACTATGCTGTGATCTTTTTTAACACAGTtgcatgaatggttgtatgtctcattgtgccctgtgattggctggcaaccaattcagggtgtaccctgcctactgcctgtaGTTATCTGGGATAGGCTCGAGCACCcacgcgacccttgtgaggaaaagtggcatggggaatgaatgaatgaatcgcCAAAATGGAGCCATTTGGAGTtcagcgacattttttttttaggaagaaaGTCAAACAACTCTTGGAACTGAATGGGTCGTCATCTGTGATGTAAGGAAGTCTCCTGAAGCaagttttgtagtttttttttttttttttaatgcattttttgtgacacctttacTGATGTACTGACTGTTTTAACCATGAAAAGGAAGTGGAACTTACTGTGAAATAGGAAAGTATCTGACTGCCCAGTAAAGTATAAGCAAGCATATTTATTACATGTGGAGGGTGAAGGGTTACTTTTTCATTTTGGGTAATGGTAtggttaaattatttttttttttcatatttatatACCATTACGCATAAGCATGTTACTGATGAATCTTAAACTTGACCTCGAGTTGTTTTATTATTGAGGCGAGaacagattaatttgtttgatgCTATTTCCCAaggaaaattttgttttgaaaccTGAAGTAACGACATGTCAATCAGGATACCAAAACTGTTCAATTTTACTAATTACAATGTAATAGAggtgtgaaagaaaaaaatgcatgcagTTTTCAGTAGTAGTTTATCCAATATCTATTTGCTGAGGGCTGGCATTCAAGTATGCTTTTATGGACCATACTTGActgcaaaagaaatgttttagTAGGATTCAGAAAGAACAAGTTCAATCTTATGAATAATCAAGAAATAGATACCAGTAATTTAGTTTccctattcattttttttaagggaATGTTGCTCTTCACGGACTCAGCTAAGTACcgttgtgtgtgttttgtgagaATAGAACAAGTGTTTCGAATAAAAAATGTGATGCAGACCAGCTGTGTCTAAGGAAGTCTTCTAACACTAATTTGAAAGTCTTGATGCTGCAGTGTTGTAAACACTCGCAGGGGATTCATGGGAATCATTGCCTATGGTTGTCTGAGCCCCAAAAGTCTTGTTTTATTCACAAATAGGTTGTTTCATATAGTGTTCCACAAACGAGATCAGTTTGCAGAGGAAACATCTCCATTCTTGGTAGGTAGGTGACAAAAGCCTTCGCACTCCAAAGACAAACAGCCTTCATTACATGATGGCAGGTAAATAAAGTTTGGCCTTAGTTAATCAAACATGTAAAGATTAGAACATATACAACTGCTTGCACAGGTATTGTCTAAGAGAACACATACAACTGCCTGCACAGGTATTGTCTATTTTCTATAGCCATTGTAGTGTTGGAAAGATGTAAAATACTGCTTCCCAGTTGGGATGTTGACCTCCCATTTTCCTATCAGTGGCTTTTTCAGGTTTAGAGCCCCCCTGTGAGTCGTACAACTAATAAAGTACATGACCAGTATCGTGGGTTAACTGTTTTGGGCTTAGGTTAATAGTTTGAAGGAGAGAGTactttttctcgtaggcactgtcTGTTTTCATTACTCTaaaacacttaatataatcaatcagggaatcgtatcgtttctcgtatttactgtttgtattactctaacacacccaatataaaataaatagcacttataccatagtttaaggaaaacaaacagaatatagggcataagagataacacatcacggaagcccagcgcATGCGTCatacaactgactgagcaagattgacgcaccaactatcgcaatcagttctcccggacactagattagaacaaatggcgggacgctctgtcccaacacaaggagcactggagaacgcccgatatccaactgataagactccaagatcccctttgacgctgaggtggcaaaatccacaaccctcgttgccctgacaatagtaactcccgaatcctcctgtccaatccacaaacagacaataatccaaaacacacccttcttcctgcccacggcccgcccagCAAAAGCCTTCAAATGACTgcatgtttaactaagcgttgtcatttttttcccgggaaccttttgttgacttctaatatggtgaccttgtaaagagtttgcctcctcgcctgagtctgtttcgcctttctgtttgatcgctgtcgacctgaataaattggcaACTTGCTTTCGGTGAGCTTTCttcaaacctttcaaaatgaagtcagtactgagggttaagactaaggtgaacgcgcggagtttggccatcCAGCCAGATTGTCGGGTTCTCGCCGGCccaggtcgttggagctgcgccagcgcgggtctggCGGTTCGGTTGGCGTGATTCCAGCGGTCTGGCTAGAGGGTCGGATTCTTTCAAGTTCTACTTAGGTTGGACATAATTGTTTTTCATGTTGGGAGGCTAaacaaaaagatgaaaaaaagatGTACTTAATGTACACTTTTATTGAGAAAGAACATCTCAAGTTTTCTAAAAATATTTCCCATCGATGAAACATCACAAGGCCAAAAACAGAGCTCTTTGCCACAACTGATGATGGTTGGATTAAAAACTTTGTACAGTATAAGTCAGTCTTTCAACATAAAACACAAGGACACTCAGGCTTAGGGTGCGTAGTATGTGTGGCTGCTGTACAGAACTTCCGTCAGCTCAACACTctccaaaaacacaaaaatatcaccTCCTTTGGCCGCGTGTTACATTCTTGTAAGATTCATGCCGCAGTGTCCACTCTTATCGAATCCGCTTTTGCTGGCGAGCACGATAGATGTCGTGGATGGGCGGCGCCACCCCTTTGTCATCTTCCTCGTCTGAGTCGGCATTGGGCCGCTTAAGTGACTTAGTGGCGGCGTGGTTCTCCACAGCGCCGTTGCCCTCACCGCTACCGTCAGGCAGTCTTCCAGTGATGAGCTCCACAGCAGCTTCAACAGCTTTAAGAGGGGATGAGTATACATTAATTAGACACAAATTATAAGTTTGGCATTTGCAAATTCATATTTTGGGGGATTCTATTCTCcatgttttcactcaaaatctaatGTAGTGCCTTTTTTATGTTCATACCAAAGCAATTGTCGTTTTACTTTGGCGCCCACTGGTGGATTCAAAGggaagtgtgttttggtttCCCACCCAACATGGCTGCGAAAAGCCAACATTATTCACTTGTGTTGACTAATTGGACTACAGCATACAGCCATCTTCGTGACATGGTTTCAAGACTGTGTGCATACTAGATAGGTTGTGATGCTTTTGTGATTATTCTTGTCTTTGCTGTTATagacagcatttaaaaaaacaatccaaATGGACAACCACTTCTTGTGTTTTGCCATTATTGTGTGGTGTGCATGTGTGACTTAAACTTGAATTGATGACTCTGGACAAAATAGGTAAGTGAAATCTGGGGGTTGGGGGGTGGTACTGTAGCTATAGAATGATAGTAAGAGAGGAAGATAAAAGAACcctaaactagggatgtcccgatccaggtttttgcacttccgatccgataccgatattgttttgcacttccgatccgataccgatactggtcgataccgataccgacctatctgagcgtgTTTtacagtttaaagttatttagcctccttacttagttgtcagactcatgttgaaaaaggttttagtactcttgataacaactagccagctgaattaggtgagtttgaataacacacaacggttggtaacaagaaactgacctgtttattcagtgacaaacacaaaacattataaataacaaatagaaatggcatagtcagacagtaaaacgtgcaaataatattgtaaactgtcttaaaaaagcaaaacacaccaacaacctcagtggaaaatcccacaaatccctcaAGCTatcagatgcttttaatgtttcgtgcttagttacaaaaattgtataaaaagccactcaggtttaaataaacgaccatttcagtatcaagttaacattttaaaacagtaaataaagtactcaagtccccatgctgtatcagcagctttaaactacattcaattcatttaattttgcgaatccactgttaaagttgttaaaattgctcccgctgttctataatttcccttctgtctactttcgacatgtgaaagttttaaaactgttttgaagatagattcaagtcaagattttgccgatttcggagtattttggataaaaagttaattaggttcgcttggaaggttcacaacagcctactagggaagtcttctgctttaagatggcggctgtttactaacgcatctggttttcaatacttcaatattGCTaatgcagtcgagtctgtcgttttgcatctagttctatatatatgatatctattatctccagtaaaacaacgttgacgtagtttgtagcggctgtcagcagcagtcaggtattcttgtgttttttatccagcggcatgaattGAGCTAaagccatgagttgagcattggcattacccgggtctatgacaagcattatgtttactttcgggacgcaatgcggtcagtttctcattgcgtcccgaagaccgcgctgtgtattagttccgctttacttgacatatttcaataatcggaatttggatgtttgtgaatcgttcttgaatcttccacggccgaatcgctcaaggatgtaatgacggctgggaatGTTGTactgtggttctaagtgttggatggtgcgtctttactcacgagagatcatggctcgtcatccagaatgaattcttcggcaatgactcttgttattccctgggctttgggactgtcgagtgccagtttgtcacgcatagcaaaagtttctgccagtgttagttgtgtaggacctttctttttgtcttcggttttcttaacatactcctttgtggtggtatttcgctaaatgcttgattaggttggttgtattaaaacttcttacagctttatgcttgattaggttggttgtattaaaacttcttacagctttaccactacgcttgactttattgtggcatatgt includes:
- the depdc7a gene encoding DEP domain-containing protein 7 isoform X1 — encoded protein: MAPRCHWSDCACDGRTAERGMAGKPFRATQIWSSIISNLHTHVEVKRRRHNLKSYQDCFLGSEAVDAVLAHITLNRFFGDEAVPRQKAVRLCQALMDSKVFEPVGVKVFGKEKKQATFEDSSCSLYRFPSPETGLAHLTNTKSSSTGTIESGYDSPDISSNKNSYSPLSERQEVPSYSTHSPVRRGKSMEDILRNLNLCSTVTPQMINLGLSRELLAEVWHQQAVYGLLQLIELPLLENLLEDDGASRASLHGGDSESDLLLGSGYLDREVLKAFSEAQADEWMSGAVDCLEYLPDKQVVEVSKGLAGCANDLNEYKRLLYDTLAKHYSKAEQTPLLSNHVFDIYSGISELLVNGKLEQALEALQLSLKLQDSRSREELQRLLRFMAIAANVQDIKIHKEIENRMAVKRSFSSAIVYSRRLSKGKMDLMVLFMMDNHCDLFKVPFSLHKMVSERLKNIVKGKDADMITGLTSCTKQSRKAYSENGEKYTKEELWSLLRTIHENPNVPSKEKRRLLAQFYKGHPDIFVKYFGQKLSSMNMLP
- the depdc7a gene encoding DEP domain-containing protein 7 isoform X2; this encodes MAGKPFRATQIWSSIISNLHTHVEVKRRRHNLKSYQDCFLGSEAVDAVLAHITLNRFFGDEAVPRQKAVRLCQALMDSKVFEPVGVKVFGKEKKQATFEDSSCSLYRFPSPETGLAHLTNTKSSSTGTIESGYDSPDISSNKNSYSPLSERQEVPSYSTHSPVRRGKSMEDILRNLNLCSTVTPQMINLGLSRELLAEVWHQQAVYGLLQLIELPLLENLLEDDGASRASLHGGDSESDLLLGSGYLDREVLKAFSEAQADEWMSGAVDCLEYLPDKQVVEVSKGLAGCANDLNEYKRLLYDTLAKHYSKAEQTPLLSNHVFDIYSGISELLVNGKLEQALEALQLSLKLQDSRSREELQRLLRFMAIAANVQDIKIHKEIENRMAVKRSFSSAIVYSRRLSKGKMDLMVLFMMDNHCDLFKVPFSLHKMVSERLKNIVKGKDADMITGLTSCTKQSRKAYSENGEKYTKEELWSLLRTIHENPNVPSKEKRRLLAQFYKGHPDIFVKYFGQKLSSMNMLP